Below is a window of Streptomyces sp. NBC_00223 DNA.
CCGGCGGGCACGGTGACCGAGGCGTTCTCCTGGGTGGTGACCGCGGCCGGCGTCGGCTCGGCGCTCGGCACGGCCGCCGCCGGGCTGGCCGCCCAACACGGCGGGGCGGGGACCGGATACGCGGTGGCCGCGGCCGGTGGGGCGGTCGCGATGCTCGTACTGCTGTCGACCGGCCGAATCCTGACGGTTCCAAACCTCGAAACCCGACCGGAAAAAGATCGAAACGGACCGGCCGAACCCCGTTTCAGCTCCTCGCATCAGGCGTAATGTTCAGACATGGACCGCCGCATTTTCGGGCTGGAGAACGAGTACGGCGTCACATGCACGTTCAGGGGACAGCGGCGTCTGTCCCCTGACGAGGTGGCGCGCTACCTCTTCCGCCGTGTCGTGTCATGGGGCCGTAGCAGCAATGTTTTCCTCCGCAACGGTGCCCGCCTCTATCTCGACGTGGGTTCGCACCCGGAGTACGCCACTCCCGAGTGCGACAACGTCGCCGAACTCGTCACGCACGACAAGGCCGGTGAACGCATCCTCGAAGGTCTTCTGGTGGACGCCGAACGGCGCCTTCACGAAGAGGGCATCGCGGGAGATGTGTACCTGTTCAAGAACAACACCGACTCGGCCGGGAACTCCTACGGATGCCACGAGAATTATCTGGTGGCACGGCACGGGGAATTCTCCCGGCTGGCGGACATCCTCATTCCCTTCCTCGTCACCCGGCAGTTGCTGTGCGGCGCGGGCAAGGTGCTGCAGACCCCGCGCGGAGCCGTCTTCTGCGTGAGCCAGCGCGCCGAGCACATCTGGGAGGGTGTCAGCTCCGCCACCACCCGGTCCCGCCCCATCATCAACACCCGCGACGAACCCCACGCCGACGCCGAGCGGTACCGCAGGCTGCATGTCATCGTCGGCGACTCCAACATGTCCGAGACCACGATGCTGCTCAAGGTCGGCGCCACCGACCTGGTGCTGCGGATGATCGAGGCCGGCACCGTCATGCGCGACCTCACCCTGGAGAACCCGATCCGGGCCATCCGCGAGGTCAGCCACGACATCACCGGCCGCCGCAAGGTCCGGCTCGCCTCGGGCCGGGAGGCGTCCGCGCTCGACATCCAGCAGGAGTACTACTCCAAGGCCGTCGAGTTCTGCGAGCGCCGCGGTATCCGCAGCGGCGTCATCGAGCAGGTGCTCGAACTGTGGGGCCGCGCCCTGGAGTCCATCGGCAGCGGCGATCTGTCCAGGATCGGCACCGAGATCGACTGGGTGATGAAGTACCAGCTCATCGAGCGGTACCGCAACCGGGACAACATCACCATGTCCCACCCCCGGGTCGCCCAGATAGACCTCGCCTACCACGACATCCACCGCAGGCGCGGGCTGTACTACCTGCTGGAGCGCAAGGGCCAGGCCAAGCGGATCTGCGACGACCTCAAGATCTTCGAGGCCAAGTCGGTGCCCCCGCAGACCACCAGGGCCCGGCTGCGCGGCGACTTCATCCGCCGTGCCCAGGAGCAGCGCCGCGACTTCACCGTCGACTGGGTGCATCTCAAGCTCAACGACCAGGCGCAGCGGACCGTGCTGTGCAAGGACCCCTTCCGGTCGGTCGACGACCGGGTGGAGAAGCTCATCGCGGGCATGTAGCCGGGACCCGGCCCCGCTCTCCCGGGCCCCGGCTTCCGGTGCCGGGGAGCGGCGCCCCCGATTCAGGACCCGAACCGCCCCGACCTCGGACTCCGTGGCCGGGGCGGAGGCGTCACAGCGCGCGCACAGGCCCCGTGCGGATCTCGTACGGGGCCTGTGGCACGCCGTAGGGTGTGGGACGGCAACCCTAGCCAGCTCCCAGCCCCCACGACCCGAACGAGGAAACCCGTGCGCCGACGCTCCGTCCTGCTCGCCGTGCCCGCGCTCATGCTCACCGCCGCCGGCTGCGGCAGTAGTAATGACAAGAAGGGCGATTCGGCGTCGTCCAGCTCACCGTCGACGGCCTCGCCGACCACCTCGCCCAAGTCCGACACCGTCACCGGCCCGGTCCCGGACATCACCGCGGGCACCGCTTTCGGTCAGAAGCCGACCATCGCCAAGGGGACGGGCACCCCCTCGAAGCAGCTCGCCGTCAAGACCGTGATCGCGGGCGACGGCCCCGCGATCGCCGGCGGCGACTATGTCGAGGTGAACTATCTCGGCCAGATCTGGGACACCGCCAAGGTCTTCGACACCTCCTTCGGCCGCGGCCCGTACACGACCGTCATCGGCCAGGGGAAGGTCATCCCCGGCTGGGACCAGGGTCTGCTGGGCGAGAAGGTCAAGAGCCGTATCGAGCTGGCCATTCCGCCGTCGCTGGGCTACGGCGACTCCGGCAACGCCGACGCGGGCATCACGGGCACCGACACGCTGGTGTTCGTCGTCGACATCCTGAACCGGTACAACGGCAAGAGCTCGGTCACCGGCAAGGCCGTCGCCCAGAACGACGCGAACCTGCCGAAGGTCGGCGCCAACACCAACGGCGCCCCGCCGTCCATCACCGTGCCCAAGGTCAAGGCGCCCACCAAGCTGGTCTCGGAGTACATCCTCGAAGGCGACGGCCCCGAGGTGAAGGCCACCGACACCCTGCTGCTCCAGTACAAGGGCGTGCTGTGGGACGGTGGCAAGGAGTTCGACTCCAGCTACAGCCACGGCGAGCTGGCCGCCTTCCCGCTGGCCAACCTGATCCAGGGCTGGCAGCAGGGCCTGGTGGGCAAGAAGTCCGGCAGCCGGGTGATGCTGGTGACACCGCCCGAACTGGCCTACCAGGACAAGGCCCAGGACGGCATTCCGGCCAACTCCACGCTGGTCTTCACGTTGGACATCCTGGCGATTCTGTAAGACTGTCCGGGTTGCCCGCAACAGCACAAGGAGCATCCACGTGAGCATCGAGAAGCCCGAGATCGACTTCCCGGGCGGCGAACCGCCGGCCGAACTGGAGATCAAGGACATCTGGGAGGGCGACGGACCGGTCGCCAAGGCCGGGGACACCGTCTCCGTCCACTACGTCGGCGTGGCCTTCTCCACGGGCGAGGAGTTCGACGCGAGCTGGAACCGCGGCGCCCCGCTGCGCTTCCCGCTGGGCGCCGGCCGGGTCATCGCGGGCTGGGACCAGGGCGTGCAGGGTATGAAGGTCGGCGGACGCCGCCAGCTGATCATCCCCGCGCACCTCGCCTACGGCGACAGTGGCGCCGGCGGCGCCATCAAGCCCGGTGAGACGCTGATCTTCGTCTGCGACCTGGTCTCCGTCTGAGGGCTGCCGCTCTCCCCAGGCCCCCGCCCCGCGCGGGGGCCTTTTGGCACCTGGAGCCGGTCGCGGTACGGTCAGCGATCGAGAGTGGAAACGAAGGGTGCGGGATGGCGATCGCCAAGGCGGAGCGGCTGATGAATCTGGCGCTGTGCCTGATGAACGCCCGGCGGCCGGTCAGCAAACGTGAGCTGCGCGAGTCCATCGAGGCGTACCACGAGGTCACCTCCGACGACTCCTTCAACCGGATGTTCGAGCGGGACAAGGACGACCTGCGCGAACTCGGCCTGGTCATCGACACCGTGGAGAACTTCGAGGGCGAGTACGGCTATCTCGCCCGCAGCGACCGCAACCGGCTGCCCGACATCGCCCTCGACCCCGAGGAGGCCGCCGCGCTCGGCCTGGCCGCGAAGGTCTGGCAGCAGGCCCGCCTCGCCGAGGCCGCCAGCGGCGCCTTGCAGAAGCTGCGCGCGGCCGGGGTGCCGTACGAGGCCACCAGCAGCGTGCTCGAACCCCGTATCCCCGCGCCCGAGCCGGCCTTCGAGGCGCTGATGCTCGCCACCCGTGAGCGGCGGGCGGTCGCCTTCGACTACCGCAAGACCAGCGCGGTACGCCCCGAGCCGCGGCTGGTCGAGCCCTGGGCGCTGGAGTGCTGGCGCGGCCACTGGTACCTGGCCGGGCACGACCGCGACCGCGGGGCCGTACGCGTCTTCCGGCTCTCCCGGATCTCCGGCAAGGTCCGCGCCCGCGGCTCCTTCACCGCCGAGGTGCCCGATCATGTGGACGTCCGCGAGATCGTCGCCCGCTGGGCCGGGGAGGGCGTCACGATCGCCACCGCCCGGATCAGGCTGCGCCGCGACAGCGGCTATCCGCTGCGCTCCCGGGCGGTGACCACCACCCCGGTCGACGCCGACTGGGACGAACTGGAGATCCCGTACGGGCACGGACTGGACGCCTGGCTGGCCGAGTTCGGCCCCGATGTGGTGGTCCTGGCCCCGGACGAGCTGCGGGCCGGCGTCCTGGACCGGCTGCGCGCCGTGGCGAAGGGCTGAGGGCCGTGGGCGGGGCGGCGAGGGTGACGGCGCCGGTGTGGGCGGGCACGGACCGGGCGGACCAGGGAACGGGCGTATGAGCAACGCGATCGATCAGACCCGGCGGATGCTGTCCCTCGTGACGTATCTGCGCGAGCGGCCCGGCGCGCGGGTCAGCGAGGTGGCGCGGGCCTTCGGGGTGACCGAGGCCGAGCTGATCGGCGACCTCAATGTGCTGCCGCTGTGCGGTACGAGCTTCCGCGGCGGCGATCTGCTGGACATCGACACCGACGGCGAACGCATCTGGTGGCACAACCCCGGCACCGCCGACGACGTGGCCCAGCCGCTGCGGCTGGCCTCCGACGAGGCCACCGCGCTGCTGGTGGCCGCCCGCGCGGTGGCCAATCTGCCGGGGCTGCGCGACCGCGACCGGCAGGCGCTGCTGCGCGCGGGCGCCAAGCTGGAGGCCGCGGCGGGCGAGGTGGCCGGGGCCAGCGCCCAGCTGTCGGTGACCTTCGAGGCCGAGGGCAGCGTCTTCGCCACCGTGGACCGGGCGATCACCGAGCAGCGACTGCTGTGGATCCGCTACTACTCGCCCGCCCGCGACGCCCTCACCGAGCGCGAGGTGGACCCGATCCGGCTGTTCGCCGTCGGCCACACCTACTTCGAGGGCTGGTGCCGGCTGTCGGAGGACCGCCGTACCTTCCGGCTCGACCGGGTCGCCGAGATCCGGCTGCTCGACGAGCCCTCCGACCCGCCGCGGATCGAGCCGCGCGACCTGTCGCAGGGCCTGGTCCAGCCCGCGGGCGACGACCCCGAGGTGGTCATCGAGGTCGGGCCCGGCGGACGCTGGGTCGCCGAGTACTACCCGCACGACAGCGCCGAGGAACTGCCCGACGGCGGGCTGCGGATCACCCTGCGCACCCCCGACCCGGGGTCGCTGCGCCGGCTGGCCTTGCGTCTGGGCCGCGACGGGCGGATCGTGTCACCGGCGGTGCTGGCCGCCGACGCGCGGGAGGCGGCCGTCACGGCGCTGGCCGCGTACGGGGAATGAGGGCATCGGGAGAAGCGGTGGAATCGGGGGGGTCGAGGGACATGACGGAGGGGACGACCACCACCGCCTGCCCGCCGGTCCCGGCGGGTCCCGTGCTGTTCCGGGCGGGCTGCCCGCACTGCCGGGCGAACTTCGAACTGGCCGCGGTCGCGCTGCGGCTGGCCATCGGAGCCTCGGCCCGCACCACCTTCTACTCTTTCACCTGCCCCGAGTGCCAGGAGCCGGTCCGCAAACCCGCGGGCGAGCGGATCGTGGAACTGCTCACCGGCGGCGGCGTGCGCACGATGCGGCTGCACTGACCGCGACCGCCGTACGCCCGTGCCGACATGCACCGCCCGCCCGCGCCGACATGCTCATCGCGCGCCCGCGCCCGCGCCCGCGCCCGCGCCGACCGCCGGGCCCGGCCGGAGACGGTAGGCTCGCGGCCCATGTGGTGGCTCTTTCTGTACGTCGGCCTGTCGACCGCCGGCCTCCTGGTGCTCGCCGTCCCCGCCGTACGGGTCTTCGCGGCCGTGCGGGAACTGGCCGGACAGGTCGCCGCGAGCACCGAGGCGCTGACCGCCGCGAGCGAGCGGCTGCAACGCTCGGCCCGGCCGGTGGCCGAGCAGGCCGGGAAGATCGCGCGCCGCTGAGCCTGCCGCGTCCCCGGCGGGGAAGGGTACGCTGACTCGGGCGACCCGCGACGGAGAGCGGCGGGGGTCGCACGCCGGGCGGACACCGGGACACTCTCCCGCGTTCGCCGGCGCACGCTACGATCGCAAGCGAGCGCGGTGTCCTGACCCCGGTCCGGACGCCGGGACCCCGCAGACGCACGGACCACGCCGCCCCCGGTGAGAAGGTAGACCTAATATGCTCGGCAATCTCAAGCCCCTGGAGATCGGCCTCATCCTTCTTGTCGTCATCGTGCTCTTCGGCGCCAAGAAGCTGCCCGATGTGGCCAGGTCGCTCGGCAAGTCGGCCCGCATCCTCAAGAGCGAGGCCAAGGCCATGAAGAACGACGGCTCGACGGCCCCCGCGGAGCCGACGGCGCAGGAGACCACCGCGGCCCGTACGATCAAGGCCGCGCCCGGCGACACCACCGGTGCCCGCCCGGTCGCCGAGCCGGACCGTACGACCACCACCCAGAGCTGATCCCGGATCGACGACCAGGTCCGACCGCCGTCCCGGCGGCCGGACCCCGGGTGTAGGACAAAGCCGATACGCGCCGCCGACGGCTGCCGCACGAGACGAGGACGTGGGT
It encodes the following:
- the tatA gene encoding Sec-independent protein translocase subunit TatA produces the protein MLGNLKPLEIGLILLVVIVLFGAKKLPDVARSLGKSARILKSEAKAMKNDGSTAPAEPTAQETTAARTIKAAPGDTTGARPVAEPDRTTTTQS
- a CDS encoding FKBP-type peptidyl-prolyl cis-trans isomerase; amino-acid sequence: MRRRSVLLAVPALMLTAAGCGSSNDKKGDSASSSSPSTASPTTSPKSDTVTGPVPDITAGTAFGQKPTIAKGTGTPSKQLAVKTVIAGDGPAIAGGDYVEVNYLGQIWDTAKVFDTSFGRGPYTTVIGQGKVIPGWDQGLLGEKVKSRIELAIPPSLGYGDSGNADAGITGTDTLVFVVDILNRYNGKSSVTGKAVAQNDANLPKVGANTNGAPPSITVPKVKAPTKLVSEYILEGDGPEVKATDTLLLQYKGVLWDGGKEFDSSYSHGELAAFPLANLIQGWQQGLVGKKSGSRVMLVTPPELAYQDKAQDGIPANSTLVFTLDILAIL
- a CDS encoding FKBP-type peptidyl-prolyl cis-trans isomerase, with protein sequence MSIEKPEIDFPGGEPPAELEIKDIWEGDGPVAKAGDTVSVHYVGVAFSTGEEFDASWNRGAPLRFPLGAGRVIAGWDQGVQGMKVGGRRQLIIPAHLAYGDSGAGGAIKPGETLIFVCDLVSV
- a CDS encoding helix-turn-helix transcriptional regulator, producing the protein MAIAKAERLMNLALCLMNARRPVSKRELRESIEAYHEVTSDDSFNRMFERDKDDLRELGLVIDTVENFEGEYGYLARSDRNRLPDIALDPEEAAALGLAAKVWQQARLAEAASGALQKLRAAGVPYEATSSVLEPRIPAPEPAFEALMLATRERRAVAFDYRKTSAVRPEPRLVEPWALECWRGHWYLAGHDRDRGAVRVFRLSRISGKVRARGSFTAEVPDHVDVREIVARWAGEGVTIATARIRLRRDSGYPLRSRAVTTTPVDADWDELEIPYGHGLDAWLAEFGPDVVVLAPDELRAGVLDRLRAVAKG
- the pafA gene encoding Pup--protein ligase, coding for MDRRIFGLENEYGVTCTFRGQRRLSPDEVARYLFRRVVSWGRSSNVFLRNGARLYLDVGSHPEYATPECDNVAELVTHDKAGERILEGLLVDAERRLHEEGIAGDVYLFKNNTDSAGNSYGCHENYLVARHGEFSRLADILIPFLVTRQLLCGAGKVLQTPRGAVFCVSQRAEHIWEGVSSATTRSRPIINTRDEPHADAERYRRLHVIVGDSNMSETTMLLKVGATDLVLRMIEAGTVMRDLTLENPIRAIREVSHDITGRRKVRLASGREASALDIQQEYYSKAVEFCERRGIRSGVIEQVLELWGRALESIGSGDLSRIGTEIDWVMKYQLIERYRNRDNITMSHPRVAQIDLAYHDIHRRRGLYYLLERKGQAKRICDDLKIFEAKSVPPQTTRARLRGDFIRRAQEQRRDFTVDWVHLKLNDQAQRTVLCKDPFRSVDDRVEKLIAGM
- a CDS encoding helix-turn-helix transcriptional regulator gives rise to the protein MSNAIDQTRRMLSLVTYLRERPGARVSEVARAFGVTEAELIGDLNVLPLCGTSFRGGDLLDIDTDGERIWWHNPGTADDVAQPLRLASDEATALLVAARAVANLPGLRDRDRQALLRAGAKLEAAAGEVAGASAQLSVTFEAEGSVFATVDRAITEQRLLWIRYYSPARDALTEREVDPIRLFAVGHTYFEGWCRLSEDRRTFRLDRVAEIRLLDEPSDPPRIEPRDLSQGLVQPAGDDPEVVIEVGPGGRWVAEYYPHDSAEELPDGGLRITLRTPDPGSLRRLALRLGRDGRIVSPAVLAADAREAAVTALAAYGE